One Strix uralensis isolate ZFMK-TIS-50842 chromosome 9, bStrUra1, whole genome shotgun sequence DNA segment encodes these proteins:
- the SLITRK3 gene encoding LOW QUALITY PROTEIN: SLIT and NTRK-like protein 3 (The sequence of the model RefSeq protein was modified relative to this genomic sequence to represent the inferred CDS: deleted 1 base in 1 codon), with protein sequence MMKASTAETLHKGRMLWIILLSTIALAWTTPIPLIEDSEELDEPCFDPCYCEVKESLFHIHCDNKGFINISQITESWSRPFKLYLQRNSMRKLYTNSFLHLNNAVSINLGNNALQDIQTGAFNGLRVLKRLYLHENKLDIFRNDTFLGLESLEYLQADYNVIKRIESGAFRNLSKLRVLILNDNLIPMLPTNLFKSVSLTHLDLRGNRLKVLSYRGMLDHIGRSLMEIQLEENPWNCTCEIVQLKSWLERIPYTALVGDITCETPFHFHGKDLREIKRSKLCPMLSDSEVEASLGIPQLSSSKENAWPTKPSSMLSSFHFTASSVEYKTSNKQPKPTKQPRAPRPPPTPRGLYPGPNQPPVAAYQTRPPIPIICPTGCSCSLHINDLGLTVNCKERGFHNISELLPRPLNAKKLYLSGNLIQKIYRSDFWNFSSLDLLHLGNNRISYVQDGAFINLPNLKSLYLNGNDIERLTPGMFRGLQSLHYLYFEYNLIREIQPAAFSLMPNLKLLFLNDNLLRTLPTDAFAGTSLARLNLRNNHFLALPVAGVLEHLHAIVQIDLKLNPWDCTCELVPLKQWLEALSSVSVVGEVLCASPERLARRDLRALELAALCPAALRPAAAAAAASPPAAPPPPAATGAAAYELPPASAAVPLSVLILSLLVLFFSAVLVAAGLFAFVLRRRRRKMPFRGPRGEAADLGGVALRCPRIFEEGGGGGGGGGGGGGRRGVWERSPEKAPPAGHVYDYIPHPVTQMCNNPIYKPREEEEEEEAAGGGGGGEAAELLRGGGERFAPAAPAAAQEPGSNYRTLLEKEQEWSLAVSSSQLNTIVAVHPQHPAGGGLGGGGGGGLGGAAAAAAGGPTRDRDRPPPCAVGFVDCLYGTVPKLKELHVHPPGMQYPDLQQDARLKETLLFAAGKGFSDHQTPTSEYLELRAKLQTKPDYLEVLEKTTYRF encoded by the exons ATGATGAAAGCTTCCACGGCAGAGACGCTTCATAAAGGAAGGATGTTGTGGATAATTCTTCTAAGCACAATTGCTCTAGCATGGACTACACCAATTCCCTTGATAGAGGACTCGGAGGAACTCGATGAGCCCTGCTTTGATCCATGTTACTGTGAAGTGAAGGAGAGCCTTTTCCATATACATTGCGACAACAAGGGATTTATAAATATTAGTCAGATAACAGAGTCGTGGTCGAGACCTTTTAAACTTTATCTGCAGAGGAATTCCATGAGGAAATTGTACACCAACAGTTTTCTTCACTTGAACAATGCTGTGTCTATTAACCTTGGGAACAATGCACTGCAGGACATTCAGACGGGGGCTTTTAACGGGCTCCGAGTTCTGAAGAGGTTGTATTTGCACGAAAACAAGTTGGACATTTTCAGAAACGACACTTTCCTGGGTTTGGAAAGTCTGGAATATCTGCAGGCAGATTACAATGTCATTAAACGGATTGAAAGCGGGGCGTTTCGAAACCTAAGTAAATTGAGGGTCCTTATCCTAAATGACAATCTTATCCCCATGCTTCCCACCAACTTATTTAAGTCCGTGTCCTTAACCCACTTGGACTTGCGTGGGAACCGGCTAAAAGTCCTTTCGTACCGCGGGATGTTGGACCATATTGGCAGGAGCCTGATGGAGATCCAGCTGGAGGAGAACCCGTGGAACTGTACGTGTGAGATCGTGCAGCTGAAGAGCTGGCTGGAGCGCATCCCCTACACCGCCCTGGTGGGGGACATCACCTGCGAGACCCCCTTCCACTTCCACGGGAAGGACCTGCGGGAAATCAAAAGAAGTAAGCTCTGTCCCATGCTGTCCGACTCCGAGGTGGAAGCCAGCCTGGGCATCCCTCAGCTGTCGTCCAGCAAGGAGAACGCGTGGCCTACGAAGCCCTCATCCATGCTGTCCTCCTTCCATTTCACCGCTTCCTCTGTTGAGTACAAAACATCCAATAAACAGCCCAAACCCACCAAGCAGCCCCGGGCGCCCCGGCCTCCCCCGACACCCCGCGGCCTGTACCCCGGGCCAAACCAACCACCCGTGGCTGCCTACCAGACCCGGCCCCCCATCCCCATCATCTGCCCCACCGGGTGCTCTTGCAGTTTGCACATCAACGACCTGGGCCTGACGGTCAACTGCAAGGAGCGAGGGTTTCACAACATCTCCGAGCTCCTGCCCAGGCCCTTGAACGCCAAGAAGCTGTACCTGAGCGGGAATTTGATCCAGAAAATCTACCGCTCCGATTTCTGGAATTTTTCCTCCTTGGATCTCTTACATCTGGGGAACAACCGGATCTCCTACGTGCAGGACGGGGCTTTTATCAACCTGCCCAATCTCAAGAGCCTGTACCTGAACGGCAACGACATCGAGCGGCTCACCCCGGGCATGTTCCGGGGCCTGCAGAGTTTGCATTACCTGTACTTTGAGTACAACCTGATCAGGGAAATCCAGCCGGCGGCCTTCAGCCTCATGCCCAACCTGAAGCTCCTCTTCCTCAACGACAACTTGCTCCGCACCCTGCCCACCGACGCCTTCGCCGGCACCTCCCTGGCCCGCCTCAACCTGCGCAACAACCACTTCTTGGCGTTGCCGGTGGCCGGGGTGTTGGAGCACCTTCACGCCATCGTCCAGATCGACCTGAAGCTCAACCCTTGGGACTGCACCTGCGAGCTGGTGCCGCTGAAGCAGTGGCTGGAAGCGCTCAGCTCCGTCAGCGTGGTGGGCGAGGTGCTGTGCGCCAGCCCCGAGCGCTTGGCCCGACGTGACCTCCGCGCCCTGGAGCTGGCGGCCCTCtgccccgccgccctccgccccgccgccgccgccgccgccgcctcgccccccgccgcccctccgccccccgccgccaccggggCCGCCGCCTACGAGCTACCGCCGGCCTCCGCCGCCGTCCCGCTCTCCGTCCTCATCCTCAGCCTCCTCGTTCTCTTCTTCTCCGCCGTCTTGGTGGCCGCCGGGCTTTTCGCTTTCGTCTTGCGCCGGCGGAGGAGGAAGATGCCGTTCCGCGggccgcggggggaggcggccgACCTGGGCGGCGTCGCGCTGCGCTGCCCGCGGATCTTcgaggagggcggcggcggcggcggcggtggcggcggggggggggggcggcggggggtgtgg gagcGTTCCCCGGAGAAGGCTCCCCCGGCGGGTCACGTCTACGATTACATCCCGCACCCGGTGACCCAGATGTGCAACAACCCCATCTACAAgccgcgggaggaggaggaggaggaggaggcggcgggcggcggcggcggcggggaggcggcggagctgctgcggggcggcggcgagcgcttcgcccccgccgcccccgccgccgcgcaggaACCGGGCAGCAACTACCGCACCTtgctggagaaggagcaggagtggAGCCTGGCCGTGTCCAGCTCGCAGCTCAACACCATCGTCGCCGttcacccccagcaccccgcgggcggagggctcggggggggcggcggcggcgggctcgggggggcggcggcggcggcggcgggtggccCCACGCGGGACCGCGACCGCCCGCCGCCCTGCGCCGTGGGCTTCGTGGACTGCCTGTACGGCACCGTGCCCAAGCTGAAGGAACTGCACGTCCACCCCCCTGGCATGCAATACCCGGACCTGCAGCAGGACGCCAGGCTCAAAGAAACCCTCCTCTTCGCGGCCGGCAAGGGCTTCTCAGACCACCAAACCCCCACAAGCGAATACCTCGAGTTAAGGGCCAAACTCCAAACCAAGCCGGATTACCTCGAAGTCCTGGAGAAGACCACGTACCGGTTCTga